One bacterium genomic region harbors:
- a CDS encoding DUF2442 domain-containing protein, whose amino-acid sequence GTEGEVDLKNELTGEVFEPLRDPSYFASFQLHPELHTLSWPNGADFVPEFLLKLIQVRTS is encoded by the coding sequence TGGTACCGAAGGTGAAGTAGACCTGAAAAACGAATTAACTGGTGAAGTCTTTGAACCGCTCAGGGATCCATCCTATTTTGCGAGTTTCCAACTGCATCCCGAACTGCATACCTTATCATGGCCAAATGGAGCCGATTTTGTGCCGGAATTCCTGCTAAAGTTAATCCAGGTTAGGACTTCTTAA